The following proteins come from a genomic window of Pseudomonas hygromyciniae:
- a CDS encoding sugar ABC transporter ATP-binding protein, translating to MLAQATALQPTGLEQPYLLEIAHISKGFPGVVALDDVQLRVRPGSVLALMGENGAGKSTLMKIIAGIYQPDAGEIRLRGKPVVFDSPLAALQSGIAMIHQELNLMPHMSIAENIWIGREQLNGLRLVNHRAMHRCTAELLARLRINLDPEELVGNLSIAERQMVEIAKAVSYDSDILIMDEPTSAITDKEVAHLFSIIADLKAQGKGIIYITHKMNEVFAIADEVAVFRDGAYIGLQRADSMDSDSLISMMVGRELSQLFPVRDKPIGELLLSVRDLRLDGVFQGVSFDLHAGEILGIAGLMGSGRTNVAETIFGITPSDGGEIRLDGQALRISDPHMAIKQGFALLTEDRKLTGLFPCLSVLENMEMAVLPLYSGNGFIQQKALRTLCEDMCNKLRVKTPSLEQCIDTLSGGNQQKALLARWLMTKPRLLILDEPTRGIDVGAKAEIYRLIAFLASEGMAVIMISSELPEVLGMSDRVMVMHEGDLMGTLDRAEATQEKVMQLASGMTAVH from the coding sequence ATGCTCGCTCAAGCGACTGCTTTGCAGCCCACAGGTCTGGAACAACCTTACCTGCTGGAAATCGCCCATATCAGCAAAGGCTTTCCCGGCGTGGTGGCCCTGGACGATGTGCAACTGCGGGTGCGCCCCGGCTCGGTCCTGGCGCTGATGGGAGAGAACGGCGCCGGCAAGTCGACGCTGATGAAAATCATCGCTGGCATCTACCAGCCTGACGCCGGCGAAATCCGCCTGCGGGGCAAGCCGGTGGTGTTTGATTCGCCCCTGGCCGCCTTGCAGTCGGGTATCGCGATGATCCACCAGGAACTCAACCTGATGCCCCATATGAGCATCGCCGAGAACATCTGGATTGGCCGTGAGCAGCTCAATGGCCTGCGCCTGGTCAATCACCGGGCCATGCACCGCTGCACGGCCGAGCTACTGGCGCGGCTGCGGATCAACCTCGACCCCGAGGAGTTGGTCGGCAACCTGAGCATTGCCGAGCGGCAGATGGTGGAGATTGCCAAGGCGGTGTCCTACGACTCCGACATTCTGATCATGGATGAGCCGACGTCGGCGATTACCGACAAGGAAGTGGCCCATCTGTTTTCGATCATTGCCGACCTCAAGGCCCAGGGAAAAGGCATCATCTACATCACCCATAAAATGAATGAAGTGTTCGCCATCGCCGATGAAGTGGCGGTGTTTCGCGACGGTGCCTATATCGGCCTGCAGCGGGCTGACAGCATGGACAGTGACAGCTTGATCTCGATGATGGTCGGGCGCGAATTGAGCCAATTGTTCCCGGTGCGCGACAAACCTATCGGCGAGTTGCTGCTGTCGGTGCGTGACCTGCGCCTGGATGGGGTGTTCCAGGGCGTGTCCTTCGACCTGCATGCCGGTGAAATCCTCGGTATTGCCGGGCTGATGGGGTCGGGCCGCACCAATGTGGCGGAAACGATCTTCGGCATTACCCCAAGCGACGGCGGCGAAATCCGCCTCGACGGCCAGGCGCTGCGCATCAGCGATCCGCATATGGCCATCAAGCAGGGCTTTGCGCTATTGACTGAGGATCGCAAGCTCACCGGTCTGTTCCCGTGTCTGTCGGTCCTGGAAAACATGGAAATGGCGGTGCTGCCCCTTTACTCGGGCAATGGTTTTATCCAGCAAAAAGCCCTGCGGACCTTGTGCGAAGACATGTGCAATAAGCTGCGGGTAAAAACCCCCTCCCTTGAGCAGTGCATCGACACCCTGTCCGGCGGCAATCAGCAAAAGGCCCTGTTGGCGCGCTGGCTGATGACCAAGCCACGGCTGTTGATCCTCGATGAACCGACCCGTGGCATCGACGTCGGCGCCAAGGCGGAGATCTATCGCTTGATCGCCTTCCTGGCCAGCGAGGGCATGGCGGTGATCATGATTTCTTCGGAACTGCCGGAAGTGCTGGGCATGAGCGACCGAGTGATGGTGATGCACGAAGGCGATTTGATGGGCACCCTGGACCGGGCTGAGGCCACCCAGGAAAAAGTCATGCAGTTGGCTTCCGGTATGACGGCAGTCCACTAA
- a CDS encoding TraR/DksA family transcriptional regulator — MTKEKLLAMPADDYMNAEQHAFFEQLLQDMKVEHHERIEQNRIAIESLDTPADPADAASVEEERTWLVNAIDRDQRMLPQLEQALGRIKEDSFGWCDDSGEPIGLKRLLISPTTKYCIEAQERHEQIDKHQRQA; from the coding sequence ATGACAAAGGAAAAGTTGCTGGCCATGCCGGCGGATGACTACATGAATGCCGAGCAGCACGCTTTTTTCGAGCAGTTGTTGCAAGACATGAAAGTCGAGCACCACGAGCGCATTGAGCAGAACCGTATCGCCATTGAAAGCCTGGACACCCCGGCTGACCCGGCTGATGCCGCTTCGGTAGAAGAAGAGCGCACCTGGTTGGTCAATGCCATCGACCGCGACCAGCGCATGCTGCCGCAACTTGAGCAGGCCCTGGGCCGTATCAAGGAAGATTCCTTTGGCTGGTGTGACGACAGCGGCGAGCCTATCGGCCTCAAGCGCCTGCTGATCAGCCCGACCACCAAATACTGCATCGAAGCGCAAGAGCGCCACGAGCAAATCGACAAGCATCAGCGCCAAGCCTGA
- a CDS encoding methyl-accepting chemotaxis protein, whose translation MIGTEQLTSQLSREALGAAGQAHQRSTEGRAVLGESISRMHQLSQRASDSRQLIEALSQRSEEIQRVTLVIQSIASQTNLLALNAAIEAARAGEHGRGFAVVADEVRGLAGRTATATDEVGVMVADIQQRTAQVVEQIRQLSVDLQAGVEQVEHAGEQLESIATLAAGVEGQVNAIAQGTETNRVQLDSLFHAVEQMRSDLTISDQQTQQLAEAAVQMEGQAETISERLAEVGLDDYHQRIYDLAREGASRIGAQFEADVQQNRISLDDLFNRSYTPIANSHPTKYHSRFDGYTDQVLPAIQEALLPRHEGLVFAIACTPQGYVPTHNKAFAQALTGDAAVDAVNNRTKRKFEDRTGIRCGSHQQAVLLQTYTRDTGELMHDLSVPIMVNGRHWGGLRLGYKPEGR comes from the coding sequence ATGATTGGCACCGAGCAACTGACATCCCAACTCAGTCGTGAAGCCCTCGGCGCGGCGGGCCAGGCCCATCAGCGCAGCACCGAGGGGCGTGCGGTGCTGGGGGAATCCATCAGCCGCATGCATCAACTCAGCCAGCGCGCCAGTGACAGCCGGCAATTGATCGAGGCCCTGAGCCAGCGCAGCGAAGAGATCCAGCGCGTGACCCTGGTGATTCAGTCCATCGCCAGCCAGACCAACCTGTTGGCCTTGAATGCCGCCATTGAAGCCGCCCGTGCCGGCGAGCATGGGCGCGGGTTTGCCGTGGTGGCCGATGAAGTGCGTGGGCTGGCGGGTCGTACGGCGACCGCCACCGATGAAGTGGGGGTGATGGTGGCTGATATCCAGCAGCGCACCGCCCAGGTGGTGGAGCAAATCCGCCAACTGTCCGTGGATCTGCAGGCTGGCGTCGAGCAGGTAGAGCACGCCGGCGAGCAACTGGAGAGCATTGCCACGTTGGCGGCGGGTGTGGAAGGCCAGGTCAACGCCATTGCCCAGGGCACGGAGACCAATCGGGTGCAGCTCGACAGCCTGTTCCATGCGGTGGAGCAGATGCGCAGCGACTTGACCATCAGCGACCAGCAGACCCAGCAGTTGGCCGAGGCCGCCGTGCAAATGGAAGGGCAGGCCGAAACGATCAGCGAACGCCTGGCCGAGGTCGGCCTGGACGACTATCACCAACGAATCTACGACTTGGCCCGCGAAGGCGCGAGCCGCATCGGCGCGCAGTTCGAGGCGGATGTCCAACAGAACCGCATCAGCCTCGATGACTTGTTCAATCGCAGCTACACCCCGATTGCCAACAGCCACCCAACCAAATACCACAGCCGTTTCGACGGCTACACCGACCAGGTGCTGCCGGCTATCCAGGAAGCCTTGCTGCCCCGTCACGAAGGCTTGGTGTTCGCGATTGCCTGCACACCACAGGGCTATGTACCGACGCACAACAAGGCGTTTGCCCAGGCGCTGACCGGCGATGCTGCGGTAGACGCCGTGAACAATCGCACCAAGCGCAAATTTGAAGACCGCACCGGAATTCGCTGCGGCAGTCACCAGCAAGCCGTGTTATTGCAAACCTATACCCGGGATACCGGGGAGCTGATGCACGACTTATCCGTGCCGATCATGGTCAATGGCCGCCATTGGGGTGGCTTGCGCCTGGGCTATAAGCCCGAAGGGCGGTAG
- a CDS encoding DUF2789 domain-containing protein has protein sequence MDAPTHTLHDLFEQLGLEASPAAIDRFIEQHPLAEDVKLIEAPFWTPQQAQFLKEELREDADWAIAVDELNQRLHQSV, from the coding sequence ATGGACGCGCCTACCCATACCCTGCACGACCTGTTCGAACAATTGGGGCTGGAGGCCTCGCCTGCGGCAATCGATCGTTTTATCGAGCAACATCCCCTGGCAGAAGATGTAAAGCTGATCGAAGCGCCCTTCTGGACCCCGCAACAGGCGCAGTTTCTCAAGGAAGAGCTGCGCGAAGATGCCGACTGGGCGATTGCCGTAGATGAGCTGAACCAGCGCCTGCACCAAAGCGTTTAA
- a CDS encoding ABC transporter substrate-binding protein, whose amino-acid sequence MKAIRALLAATLTTLGLSMAAAPVTAAQAPIHFADLNWESGSLITEVLRFIVEKGYGLPTDTLPGTTITLETALAKNDIQVIGEEWAGRSPVWVKAEAEGKVVGLGDTVKGATEGWWVPEYVIKGDPAKGIAALAPELRSVTDLARYKDVFKDPEAPSKGRFLNSPIGWTSEVVNKQKLKAYGLDDSYVNFRSGSGAALDAEIASSIRRGKPILFYYWSPTPLMGRYKLIQLEEPPFDAEAWKTLTDADNPAPKPTRSLASKLSIGVSTPFQQQYPQIAQFFEKVDFPIEPLNQALATMSEKHTPPREVAQAFLKEHPQVWKAWLTEDVAAKVEASLK is encoded by the coding sequence ATGAAAGCAATTCGAGCGCTGTTGGCAGCGACCCTTACCACCCTGGGCCTGTCGATGGCGGCCGCACCGGTGACGGCTGCCCAGGCGCCCATTCACTTTGCCGACCTGAATTGGGAAAGTGGCAGCCTGATCACTGAAGTTCTGCGGTTTATTGTCGAGAAGGGCTATGGCTTGCCCACCGATACCTTGCCCGGCACCACCATCACCCTGGAAACCGCCCTGGCCAAAAATGATATCCAGGTGATCGGCGAGGAATGGGCGGGACGCAGCCCGGTATGGGTCAAGGCTGAAGCTGAAGGCAAGGTGGTCGGGCTGGGCGATACCGTCAAGGGTGCGACCGAAGGCTGGTGGGTGCCTGAATATGTGATCAAGGGCGACCCGGCCAAGGGCATCGCTGCGCTGGCGCCTGAGCTGCGCAGCGTGACGGACCTGGCGCGCTACAAGGACGTGTTCAAGGACCCGGAAGCCCCGAGTAAGGGGCGCTTTCTCAACAGCCCTATCGGTTGGACCTCGGAAGTGGTCAATAAGCAAAAACTCAAGGCTTACGGCCTGGACGACAGCTACGTCAACTTTCGCAGCGGTTCAGGCGCGGCGCTGGATGCCGAGATCGCCTCGTCGATCCGCCGTGGCAAGCCGATCCTGTTTTACTACTGGTCGCCGACGCCACTGATGGGGCGCTACAAGTTGATCCAGCTGGAGGAGCCACCGTTCGACGCCGAGGCCTGGAAGACCCTGACCGACGCCGACAACCCCGCCCCCAAGCCAACGCGTTCGTTGGCGTCCAAGCTGAGCATTGGCGTGTCTACGCCGTTCCAGCAGCAATATCCGCAGATAGCGCAATTTTTTGAGAAGGTCGACTTCCCGATTGAACCGCTCAACCAGGCCCTGGCGACCATGAGCGAAAAACACACCCCGCCCCGTGAAGTGGCGCAGGCGTTTCTCAAGGAGCATCCGCAGGTGTGGAAGGCCTGGTTGACGGAGGATGTGGCCGCCAAGGTCGAAGCCAGCCTCAAATAA
- a CDS encoding TonB-dependent receptor, with the protein MKHLPLLAGLFGCLPFCAWALELAPTTIDGAATNEPGLALDQSSGMASRLGLSVRETPASISIADRDDIERRGAKTFQDAANTLPGVNASAPPGFGGFISYRGFTSSQITQMFNGINVAGGLARPVDAWIYDRVELVGGPSSLINGAGSVGGSLNYVTKLATREEQAVEGQINYGSYDTTGIALGLNHALTAPGAEVQHYARLDVSRNTNHTHIDRQQRDAWSVAFSLLSDLTPNLSHTLALEYQDEHEDSPYWGTPVLNPKAGELKIDKHNRFNNYNVADGRYEQRTIWARSIIDYRINDSTTLRNTLYHLDSQRDYRNLETYQYSADNSVVNRSTAYQVRHQGEQNGNQFELRHDSSVFGLATTWSGGFEYKVNSTTNSPLNVSPKNAVDPNHYDPGHFYDLPGTRPGFIKDKTTEVTTKALFVENRLGLTDQLSLLTGLRYDAIDLDVTSHRDNQPNVKRRWEPVTGRVGLTYQFIPAANVYVQYSTAAEQPTSTTQVFDVSTGKQWEVGSKFDYLDGRGSATVAAYHIERKDFAVTDPQDPTRSIAVGAQSSKGIELASSLRITPKLLAEGNFAWVDAQYDDFNEKIASGAVVSRKGNTPTNVPKRVGNLWLTYDITPAWQGGVDARYVAQVYADNANTLTVPAYTLFGTFLTYKVDQHTSVTGRVRNLTNEVYAQFAHVSPAYYLGSPRTFELAVQTKF; encoded by the coding sequence ATGAAACATTTACCTCTATTGGCGGGCCTGTTCGGCTGCCTGCCTTTTTGCGCCTGGGCCCTTGAACTGGCCCCCACCACCATTGACGGCGCCGCCACCAACGAGCCTGGCCTGGCCCTGGACCAATCCAGCGGCATGGCCTCGCGCCTGGGCCTGAGCGTGCGGGAAACCCCGGCCTCGATCAGCATCGCCGACCGCGACGATATCGAGCGTCGTGGCGCCAAGACCTTCCAGGATGCGGCCAACACCTTGCCCGGGGTCAACGCCAGTGCGCCGCCGGGGTTTGGCGGGTTTATCTCCTATCGGGGATTTACCAGCAGCCAGATCACCCAGATGTTCAATGGCATCAACGTCGCCGGAGGCCTGGCACGCCCCGTGGATGCATGGATTTATGACCGGGTCGAACTGGTGGGCGGCCCTTCCTCACTGATCAACGGCGCCGGCTCCGTGGGCGGCTCGCTGAACTACGTGACCAAGCTCGCCACCCGCGAAGAACAGGCCGTCGAAGGCCAGATCAACTACGGCAGCTACGACACCACCGGCATCGCCCTGGGCCTGAACCACGCCCTGACCGCGCCCGGCGCCGAGGTCCAGCACTACGCGCGCCTGGATGTCAGCCGCAACACCAACCACACCCATATCGACCGTCAGCAACGGGATGCCTGGAGCGTGGCCTTCTCCCTGCTCAGTGACTTGACGCCCAACCTGTCCCACACCTTGGCCCTGGAGTATCAGGATGAACACGAGGACAGCCCGTACTGGGGCACCCCGGTGCTCAATCCCAAGGCTGGCGAGCTGAAGATCGACAAGCACAACCGCTTCAACAACTACAACGTCGCCGATGGCCGCTACGAGCAACGCACGATCTGGGCCCGCTCGATCATCGACTACCGGATCAACGACAGCACCACCCTGCGCAACACCCTCTATCACCTCGACAGCCAGCGCGACTACCGCAACCTGGAGACCTACCAATACAGCGCCGATAACAGCGTGGTGAACCGTTCGACGGCCTATCAGGTGCGACATCAGGGCGAGCAGAACGGCAACCAGTTCGAGCTGCGCCATGACAGTAGCGTGTTCGGCCTGGCCACTACCTGGTCCGGTGGTTTCGAATACAAGGTCAACAGCACCACCAACAGCCCGTTGAACGTATCCCCCAAGAACGCGGTGGACCCCAACCACTACGATCCGGGGCATTTCTACGACCTGCCCGGCACCCGGCCCGGCTTTATCAAGGACAAGACCACCGAAGTAACGACCAAGGCGCTGTTCGTCGAGAACCGCCTGGGCCTGACCGACCAGCTGTCACTGCTGACCGGCCTGCGCTATGACGCCATCGACCTGGACGTGACCAGCCATCGCGATAATCAGCCTAACGTCAAACGCCGTTGGGAGCCGGTCACCGGGCGCGTGGGCCTGACCTACCAGTTCATTCCTGCGGCCAATGTCTATGTGCAATACAGCACCGCAGCCGAACAGCCCACCAGCACTACCCAGGTGTTTGATGTCTCCACCGGCAAGCAATGGGAAGTGGGCAGTAAGTTCGATTACCTGGACGGGCGCGGCTCAGCCACCGTTGCTGCCTACCACATCGAACGCAAGGACTTTGCCGTGACCGATCCACAGGACCCCACCCGCAGTATCGCGGTGGGCGCGCAATCGTCCAAGGGCATCGAGTTGGCCAGTTCGTTGCGCATCACTCCCAAGCTGTTGGCGGAAGGCAACTTCGCCTGGGTCGATGCGCAATACGATGACTTCAACGAGAAAATCGCCAGCGGTGCGGTGGTGTCGCGCAAGGGCAATACCCCGACCAACGTGCCGAAACGGGTGGGCAACCTGTGGCTGACCTATGACATCACACCTGCCTGGCAAGGTGGCGTGGACGCGCGGTATGTGGCGCAGGTGTACGCCGACAATGCCAATACCCTGACCGTGCCGGCGTACACCCTGTTCGGCACGTTCCTGACCTACAAGGTCGATCAGCACACCTCGGTGACAGGTCGGGTGCGCAACCTGACCAATGAGGTGTATGCGCAGTTTGCCCATGTGTCGCCGGCGTATTACCTGGGGTCTCCGCGGACCTTTGAATTGGCGGTGCAGACCAAGTTCTAA
- a CDS encoding DUF2946 family protein, which translates to MKLARADRSLIAWMLYGCVLFNVFACSIGHGQMVGMQLNGIGGQFCSVDPRTQAPAPVNTGDESLPTLSKAFGCPLCSTGGMGPALNSSLNVAVLPQPHAPPPAVVLTADIPARFTWPAANPRAPPAYA; encoded by the coding sequence ATGAAACTCGCCCGTGCCGACCGCTCGTTGATTGCCTGGATGCTCTATGGCTGCGTCCTGTTCAACGTGTTCGCCTGCAGTATTGGTCATGGGCAAATGGTCGGCATGCAGCTCAACGGCATTGGCGGCCAGTTCTGTTCCGTAGACCCTCGCACCCAGGCGCCAGCCCCCGTAAACACGGGCGATGAGTCCCTGCCCACACTGTCCAAGGCCTTCGGTTGCCCGCTGTGTTCGACCGGCGGCATGGGCCCGGCGCTCAACTCCAGCCTTAACGTTGCGGTGCTGCCTCAACCCCACGCACCACCACCGGCGGTGGTGCTCACCGCTGACATTCCCGCCCGTTTCACCTGGCCTGCGGCTAATCCGCGCGCCCCGCCCGCCTACGCCTGA
- a CDS encoding DUF3995 domain-containing protein, which yields MSFVIARWVVGVFTFISMVHVYWAAGGKFGSTAAIPQLPGEFASGPRPAFKPSALGTFLVAVGLVLIALLVCLRAGMFFQPVGHQALQWGISAIALIMFARAIGDSELVGFFKKVGGSRFARLDTFFYSPLCLVLGAGLLVVAWT from the coding sequence ATGAGCTTTGTCATTGCGAGGTGGGTCGTCGGGGTCTTTACGTTTATCAGCATGGTCCATGTGTACTGGGCCGCAGGCGGCAAGTTCGGCAGCACGGCGGCGATCCCGCAACTGCCCGGCGAGTTCGCCAGTGGCCCACGGCCGGCGTTCAAGCCGTCGGCGTTGGGCACCTTCCTGGTGGCCGTGGGGCTGGTGCTGATCGCGCTGTTGGTGTGCCTGAGGGCTGGGATGTTTTTCCAGCCGGTGGGGCATCAGGCCCTGCAGTGGGGGATCAGCGCGATTGCCTTGATCATGTTTGCACGGGCCATTGGTGATTCGGAGCTGGTGGGTTTTTTCAAGAAAGTCGGTGGGTCGCGGTTTGCCCGGCTGGATACGTTTTTCTATTCGCCGCTGTGCCTGGTGTTGGGGGCGGGGCTGTTGGTCGTCGCCTGGACCTGA
- a CDS encoding Na+/H+ antiporter subunit G translates to MINVSELPLWVEIVVAILLLLSSLFALIGAIGLLRMKDFFQRMHPPALASTLGAWCVALASIIYFSTLKSGPVLHGWLIPILLAITVPVTTLLLARTSLFRKRMAGEDVPAEVSSRRTESGS, encoded by the coding sequence ATGATCAATGTCAGTGAACTGCCGCTGTGGGTGGAAATCGTCGTGGCAATCCTGCTGCTGCTCAGCAGCCTGTTTGCGCTGATCGGTGCGATCGGGCTGTTGCGGATGAAGGATTTTTTCCAGCGCATGCACCCCCCGGCGCTGGCTTCGACCCTCGGCGCCTGGTGCGTGGCCCTGGCGTCGATTATCTACTTCTCGACCCTCAAGTCCGGGCCGGTGCTGCATGGCTGGCTGATTCCGATCCTGCTGGCGATCACCGTGCCGGTGACCACCCTGTTGCTGGCGCGCACGTCGCTGTTTCGCAAGCGCATGGCCGGCGAAGATGTACCGGCCGAGGTCAGCAGCCGCAGGACGGAAAGCGGTAGCTGA
- a CDS encoding K+/H+ antiporter subunit F yields MSALLANAILFSLFLFSLAMVLTLVRLFKGPSAQDRVLALDYLYILAMLMMLVLGIRYASDTYFEAALLIALFGFVGSFALAKFLLRGEVIE; encoded by the coding sequence ATGAGTGCCCTGCTCGCCAATGCGATCCTGTTCAGCCTGTTCCTGTTTTCCCTGGCCATGGTCCTGACGCTGGTACGCCTGTTCAAGGGCCCTTCGGCCCAGGACCGGGTCCTGGCCCTGGACTACCTGTATATCCTGGCCATGCTGATGATGCTGGTGCTGGGCATTCGCTATGCCAGTGATACCTACTTCGAAGCGGCGCTGCTGATTGCGCTGTTCGGCTTTGTCGGCTCGTTTGCCTTGGCCAAATTCCTGCTGCGTGGGGAGGTGATCGAATGA
- a CDS encoding Na+/H+ antiporter subunit E: protein MKRLFPAPWLSLALWVLWLVLNLSISPGNLLLGAILGVLAPLMMAPLRPLPVRIRRPGVIIRLFFLVGRDVIVSNLHVAWGVLTCGSRPPRSRFVKIPLDLRDANGLAVLSMITSVTPGTVWSELALDRSILLLHVFDLDDDAQFIEHFKQAYERPLMEIFE, encoded by the coding sequence ATGAAACGCCTGTTCCCTGCCCCGTGGCTGTCACTGGCACTGTGGGTACTGTGGCTGGTGCTGAACCTGTCGATCAGCCCCGGCAACCTGCTGCTGGGGGCGATCCTCGGCGTCCTTGCGCCATTGATGATGGCCCCGCTGCGCCCGCTGCCGGTGCGTATCCGCCGCCCTGGGGTGATCATTCGCCTGTTCTTCCTGGTCGGCCGCGATGTCATCGTCTCCAACCTGCACGTGGCCTGGGGCGTATTGACCTGCGGCTCACGCCCTCCGCGCTCGCGCTTCGTCAAGATCCCCCTGGACCTGCGCGACGCCAACGGCCTGGCGGTGCTGTCGATGATCACCAGCGTGACCCCCGGCACCGTGTGGTCGGAGCTGGCCCTGGACCGCAGCATCCTGCTGCTGCACGTGTTCGACCTGGATGACGACGCGCAGTTTATCGAGCACTTCAAGCAGGCCTATGAACGGCCCCTGATGGAGATCTTCGAATGA
- a CDS encoding monovalent cation/H+ antiporter subunit D, whose translation MSWMNQLIIAPILLPLLTAALMMMLGEKHRPLKAKINLLSSMTGLGIAMLMLYWTQKGGPASIGVYLPGNWQVPFGIVLVVDQLSALMLVLTGIIGVSALLFAMARWDRAGTSFHALFQIQLMGLYGAFLTADLFNLFVFFEVLLAASYGLMLHGSGRARVSSGLHYISINLLASSLFLIGAALIYGVTGTLNFADLALKIPLVPEADRGLLHAGAAILATAFLAKAGMWPLNFWLAPAYSSASAPVAAMFAIMTKVGVYTVLRLWTLLFSGQAGASALFGGDWLIYGGMATILCAALAMLAAQRLERMASLSILVSAGILLSAVGFAQPSLTAGALFYLVSSTLALSALFLLAELIERSRSANELPLDDEIEVLPRPVESLHPPKGTNLDDEQKAVVGQVIPWTMAFLGLSFIACALLIIGMPPLSGFIGKLSLLSALINPLGLGHAVSEPIRPAAWGLVALLIFSGLASLIAFARLGIQRFWTPEERPSPLLRRFECIPIFVLLGLAIGLTFKAEMLMRFTQDTAASLNNPEHYVMAVMATRPVPSPQAQTTAMEVQP comes from the coding sequence ATGAGCTGGATGAACCAACTGATCATCGCGCCGATCCTGCTGCCATTGCTGACCGCCGCGCTGATGATGATGCTGGGCGAGAAACACCGCCCGCTCAAGGCCAAGATCAACCTGCTGTCGAGCATGACCGGCCTGGGCATCGCGATGCTGATGCTGTACTGGACGCAAAAAGGTGGCCCGGCCTCCATCGGCGTGTACCTGCCAGGCAATTGGCAGGTGCCGTTCGGCATCGTGCTGGTGGTGGATCAACTGTCGGCCCTGATGCTGGTGCTCACCGGGATCATTGGCGTCAGCGCCCTGCTGTTCGCCATGGCGCGATGGGACCGCGCCGGCACCAGTTTCCATGCGCTGTTCCAGATCCAGTTGATGGGCCTCTACGGCGCCTTCCTCACCGCCGATCTGTTCAACCTGTTCGTGTTCTTCGAGGTGCTGCTGGCCGCGTCCTACGGCCTGATGCTCCATGGCTCGGGCCGGGCGCGGGTGTCGTCGGGGCTGCATTACATCTCGATCAACCTGCTGGCTTCGTCACTGTTCCTGATTGGCGCGGCACTGATCTACGGGGTCACCGGCACCCTGAATTTCGCTGACCTGGCACTGAAGATCCCGCTGGTGCCAGAAGCCGATCGCGGCCTGCTGCATGCCGGCGCGGCGATCCTCGCCACCGCCTTCCTGGCCAAGGCCGGCATGTGGCCGCTGAACTTCTGGCTGGCGCCGGCCTACTCCTCGGCCAGCGCGCCGGTGGCGGCGATGTTTGCGATCATGACCAAGGTCGGTGTGTACACCGTGCTGCGCCTGTGGACCCTGCTGTTTTCCGGGCAGGCCGGCGCCTCGGCGCTGTTTGGCGGTGACTGGCTGATATACGGCGGCATGGCCACCATCCTCTGCGCCGCCCTGGCCATGCTCGCCGCCCAGCGCCTGGAGCGCATGGCCAGCCTGAGCATCCTCGTGTCAGCCGGCATCCTGCTGTCGGCAGTGGGCTTTGCCCAGCCCAGCCTGACCGCCGGCGCGCTGTTTTACCTGGTCAGCTCGACCCTGGCCTTGAGCGCACTGTTCTTGCTCGCCGAACTGATCGAACGCTCGCGCTCGGCCAATGAGCTCCCCTTGGACGATGAAATCGAAGTGTTGCCACGGCCGGTGGAATCCCTGCACCCACCCAAGGGGACCAACCTCGATGATGAGCAAAAGGCCGTAGTGGGCCAAGTCATCCCCTGGACCATGGCGTTCCTCGGCCTGAGTTTTATAGCCTGCGCCCTGCTGATTATCGGCATGCCGCCGCTGTCGGGGTTTATCGGCAAGCTCAGCCTGCTCAGTGCCCTGATTAACCCGCTAGGCCTGGGCCATGCGGTGAGTGAGCCGATCCGCCCGGCAGCCTGGGGCCTGGTGGCGCTGTTGATCTTCTCGGGCCTGGCCTCGTTGATCGCCTTTGCGCGCCTGGGCATCCAGCGCTTCTGGACCCCGGAAGAACGGCCGTCGCCCCTGCTGCGCCGCTTTGAGTGCATACCGATCTTCGTCTTGCTCGGCCTGGCGATTGGCCTGACGTTCAAGGCAGAAATGCTCATGCGCTTTACCCAGGACACCGCCGCCAGCCTGAATAACCCCGAGCATTACGTGATGGCCGTCATGGCCACCCGCCCGGTGCCTAGCCCGCAGGCCCAGACCACCGCCATGGAGGTGCAGCCATGA
- a CDS encoding Na+/H+ antiporter subunit C, with product MEEVIAIAIGVLAASGVWLVLRPRTFQVVMGLCLLSYGVNLFIFSMGSLFIGKEPIIKDGVPQDLLHYTDPLPQALVLTAIVISFAMTALFLVVLLASRGLTGTDHVDGREPKE from the coding sequence ATGGAAGAAGTCATCGCAATTGCCATTGGGGTCCTGGCGGCCTCCGGCGTCTGGCTGGTGCTGCGGCCACGGACGTTCCAGGTGGTGATGGGCCTGTGCCTGTTGTCGTATGGGGTGAACCTGTTCATCTTCAGCATGGGCAGCCTGTTTATCGGCAAGGAGCCGATCATCAAGGACGGCGTGCCCCAGGACCTGCTCCATTACACCGATCCCCTGCCCCAGGCCCTGGTGCTGACGGCGATCGTGATCAGCTTCGCCATGACCGCGCTGTTTCTGGTGGTGCTGCTGGCGTCCCGGGGCCTGACCGGCACTGACCATGTGGATGGCCGGGAGCCCAAGGAATGA